A genomic stretch from Hoplias malabaricus isolate fHopMal1 chromosome 4, fHopMal1.hap1, whole genome shotgun sequence includes:
- the LOC136693789 gene encoding uncharacterized protein isoform X3, producing MIAGMPRPNSSNSCGVFVLMYTLYIVLGNEFDFSESDIAQIRKWWCGILVDNFTLKQSTTGQQKKRANTDVFLSPAKRHCKAATSPASPMALDLAAPIIMPQTTAMEPVVRDLLIAMRDLPIVTQEPAILNDLPIAIQEPAIVWHLPIAIQWIDQNSALFQGQITGPRFLNMNEEDRMKALDEVMYGDDPEAKEPFLFIFEYRDDMELFLKACVDEQGLRVNAMFVVTPCPSPQNF from the exons ATGATTGCT GGGATGCCAAGGCCAAATTCATCTAATAGCTGTGGAGTGTTTGTCCTGATG TATACACTCTACATTGTCCTTGGGAATGAGTTTGACTTCTCTGAA AGCGACATTGCACAAATTCGAAAATGGTGGTGTGGCatacttgtggacaatttcaccttGAA ACAATCAACTACTGGGCAACAGAAGAAGAGGGCCAATACAGAtg TCTTTTTATCACCAGCCAAAAGACACTGCAAAG CAGCTACTTCTCCAGCAAGTCCCATGGCTTTGGATCTGGCAGCTCCTATCATCATGCCTCAAACAACTGCTATG GAACCAGTCGTGCGAGATCTACTCATTGCTATGAGGGATCTACCCATTGTTACACAGGAACCAGCAATATTGAACGATCTACCCATTGCTATACAGGAACCAGCAATTGTCTGGCATCTACCCATTGCTATACAATGGATAGATCAAAATTCTGCACTTTTTCAGGGGCAGATAACAGGGCCAAGATTTTTGAATATGAATGAGGAGGACCGCATGAAGGCTCTGGATGAGGTCATGTATGGAGatgacccagaggctaaagaaccctttttatttatttttgaatacagGGATGATATGGAGCTCTTTCTGaaagcttgtgttgatgagcagggtctcagggtcaatgCAATGTTTGTTGTTACAccatgcccctcaccccagaattTTTAA
- the LOC136693789 gene encoding uncharacterized protein isoform X2 — protein sequence MEVFCNDIMGMPRPNSSNSCGVFVLMYTLYIVLGNEFDFSESDIAQIRKWWCGILVDNFTLKQSTTGQQKKRANTDVFLSPAKRHCKATSPASPMALDLAAPIIMPQTTAMEPVVRDLLIAMRDLPIVTQEPAILNDLPIAIQEPAIVWHLPIAIQWIDQNSALFQGQITGPRFLNMNEEDRMKALDEVMYGDDPEAKEPFLFIFEYRDDMELFLKACVDEQGLRVNAMFVVTPCPSPQNF from the exons ATGGAAGTTTTCTGTAATGACATTATG GGGATGCCAAGGCCAAATTCATCTAATAGCTGTGGAGTGTTTGTCCTGATG TATACACTCTACATTGTCCTTGGGAATGAGTTTGACTTCTCTGAA AGCGACATTGCACAAATTCGAAAATGGTGGTGTGGCatacttgtggacaatttcaccttGAA ACAATCAACTACTGGGCAACAGAAGAAGAGGGCCAATACAGAtg TCTTTTTATCACCAGCCAAAAGACACTGCAAAG CTACTTCTCCAGCAAGTCCCATGGCTTTGGATCTGGCAGCTCCTATCATCATGCCTCAAACAACTGCTATG GAACCAGTCGTGCGAGATCTACTCATTGCTATGAGGGATCTACCCATTGTTACACAGGAACCAGCAATATTGAACGATCTACCCATTGCTATACAGGAACCAGCAATTGTCTGGCATCTACCCATTGCTATACAATGGATAGATCAAAATTCTGCACTTTTTCAGGGGCAGATAACAGGGCCAAGATTTTTGAATATGAATGAGGAGGACCGCATGAAGGCTCTGGATGAGGTCATGTATGGAGatgacccagaggctaaagaaccctttttatttatttttgaatacagGGATGATATGGAGCTCTTTCTGaaagcttgtgttgatgagcagggtctcagggtcaatgCAATGTTTGTTGTTACAccatgcccctcaccccagaattTTTAA
- the LOC136693789 gene encoding uncharacterized protein isoform X1, with protein sequence MEVFCNDIMGMPRPNSSNSCGVFVLMYTLYIVLGNEFDFSESDIAQIRKWWCGILVDNFTLKQSTTGQQKKRANTDVFLSPAKRHCKAATSPASPMALDLAAPIIMPQTTAMEPVVRDLLIAMRDLPIVTQEPAILNDLPIAIQEPAIVWHLPIAIQWIDQNSALFQGQITGPRFLNMNEEDRMKALDEVMYGDDPEAKEPFLFIFEYRDDMELFLKACVDEQGLRVNAMFVVTPCPSPQNF encoded by the exons ATGGAAGTTTTCTGTAATGACATTATG GGGATGCCAAGGCCAAATTCATCTAATAGCTGTGGAGTGTTTGTCCTGATG TATACACTCTACATTGTCCTTGGGAATGAGTTTGACTTCTCTGAA AGCGACATTGCACAAATTCGAAAATGGTGGTGTGGCatacttgtggacaatttcaccttGAA ACAATCAACTACTGGGCAACAGAAGAAGAGGGCCAATACAGAtg TCTTTTTATCACCAGCCAAAAGACACTGCAAAG CAGCTACTTCTCCAGCAAGTCCCATGGCTTTGGATCTGGCAGCTCCTATCATCATGCCTCAAACAACTGCTATG GAACCAGTCGTGCGAGATCTACTCATTGCTATGAGGGATCTACCCATTGTTACACAGGAACCAGCAATATTGAACGATCTACCCATTGCTATACAGGAACCAGCAATTGTCTGGCATCTACCCATTGCTATACAATGGATAGATCAAAATTCTGCACTTTTTCAGGGGCAGATAACAGGGCCAAGATTTTTGAATATGAATGAGGAGGACCGCATGAAGGCTCTGGATGAGGTCATGTATGGAGatgacccagaggctaaagaaccctttttatttatttttgaatacagGGATGATATGGAGCTCTTTCTGaaagcttgtgttgatgagcagggtctcagggtcaatgCAATGTTTGTTGTTACAccatgcccctcaccccagaattTTTAA